One Peribacillus simplex NBRC 15720 = DSM 1321 genomic region harbors:
- a CDS encoding GerAB/ArcD/ProY family transporter, producing MPDTPLVALNILLAAVVTFTVRLGIETFTRTLEIFFIPVLILLTIFLVSIIPQANIQNIQPVFENGAKPIIRATLFYVSVFTLSPVMFLMIFLSKVNESKKGGKAFYIGTLIGGIILILFIMLDILVLGPDTTSRNIAPSYTMAKKINVGNFLMRIEAIIATIWIFTTYTRTVMYFYVSVVVFSNIFNIKDYRPFTTALGMIMVFYSLIVFPTVPSSGEFNKNIWLFYAATYGLIMPLLLFITAKFKNIIKKNHGSQQ from the coding sequence ATGCCGGATACTCCACTTGTAGCATTAAATATATTGTTAGCTGCAGTAGTGACCTTTACAGTTCGCCTTGGTATTGAAACTTTTACACGCACGTTGGAAATATTCTTCATACCCGTATTAATATTACTGACCATTTTTTTGGTTTCCATCATTCCTCAAGCAAATATCCAAAACATTCAGCCAGTATTCGAAAATGGAGCAAAACCTATCATAAGGGCGACACTTTTTTACGTCAGCGTGTTCACGCTGTCTCCTGTTATGTTTTTAATGATTTTCCTTTCAAAAGTCAATGAAAGTAAAAAAGGGGGAAAAGCTTTTTATATTGGTACATTGATCGGAGGAATCATTTTAATTCTTTTTATCATGCTGGATATCTTGGTTCTTGGACCCGATACCACCTCAAGAAATATCGCTCCAAGTTATACGATGGCAAAAAAAATAAATGTAGGGAATTTTCTAATGCGGATTGAAGCTATAATTGCTACGATTTGGATCTTTACAACCTATACCAGGACGGTGATGTATTTTTATGTATCAGTTGTTGTATTTTCAAACATATTCAATATAAAAGATTATCGTCCATTTACTACAGCTTTAGGGATGATAATGGTTTTTTATTCATTGATTGTTTTTCCGACGGTCCCATCATCCGGGGAATTCAATAAAAATATATGGTTATTCTATGCAGCGACTTATGGTCTGATCATGCCTTTATTATTGTTTATCACGGCTAAATTTAAAAACATCATTAAAAAGAACCATGGTAGCCAACAATGA
- a CDS encoding M14 family zinc carboxypeptidase: MNLKKKVLSVSLSSLMTLSAVTAVALPVGAVGNGPSAGNGQVTTSNLHTYESLVSYLETQDAKQERLALEVIGETVKGRDIYLAKYISNPKNPTILFLTQQHGNEQLTTEGALEFIKHLGTNKTKGLLENVNILIIPMLNADGAMGDVNFPLDDYLAKGDRHLTRANANGIDLNREHDKKTDSMQVEVKALHENVFAKYDIDYMIDLHHQGTLSETNGELVSGSILYPTNANVKPEVLEASKKLGAVVYNSIEPTGWGHIGKYDGGSGENIGRNGAAVRYDIATLLFEMRGMSDHNIESVALGQKSNGYLIKQTVTTLDAAVRAIADDSIETVDASFWDTLPTQYNRPGAESDE, from the coding sequence TTGAATCTTAAAAAGAAAGTTCTATCAGTTTCATTATCTAGTTTAATGACGTTAAGCGCAGTAACCGCTGTTGCGCTACCAGTCGGAGCGGTTGGAAATGGCCCCAGTGCTGGAAACGGTCAAGTGACAACTTCAAATCTTCATACATATGAAAGCCTGGTAAGCTATCTTGAAACGCAGGATGCTAAACAAGAAAGGCTGGCACTGGAAGTAATCGGGGAAACGGTAAAAGGGAGGGATATTTACCTAGCGAAGTACATTTCAAATCCTAAGAACCCTACTATACTATTTTTAACTCAACAGCACGGAAATGAACAACTGACTACTGAAGGTGCACTCGAATTCATTAAACATCTAGGCACGAATAAGACTAAAGGTTTATTGGAAAATGTTAATATACTGATCATTCCCATGTTAAATGCAGATGGGGCAATGGGAGATGTTAATTTCCCTCTTGATGACTATTTAGCAAAAGGTGATCGACATCTAACACGGGCAAATGCAAATGGGATCGACTTAAACCGTGAGCATGATAAAAAAACTGATTCCATGCAAGTAGAGGTAAAAGCTTTACACGAAAATGTATTTGCGAAATATGATATAGATTACATGATAGATTTACATCATCAAGGGACGCTAAGCGAAACAAATGGTGAACTTGTTTCAGGTTCAATTCTTTATCCTACAAACGCTAACGTAAAGCCTGAAGTGTTAGAAGCGTCAAAAAAACTGGGTGCTGTTGTATATAACTCCATTGAACCAACTGGTTGGGGGCATATTGGTAAGTATGATGGCGGTTCTGGAGAAAATATAGGCCGTAATGGTGCAGCTGTTCGTTATGATATTGCCACACTACTCTTTGAGATGCGAGGTATGTCGGACCACAATATCGAGTCAGTTGCGCTTGGACAAAAAAGTAATGGCTATCTAATAAAGCAAACAGTAACCACTTTGGATGCAGCTGTCAGAGCTATTGCCGATGATTCAATAGAAACTGTTGATGCAAGCTTTTGGGATACCCTGCCAACACAATACAATCGTCCTGGGGCAGAATCAGACGAATAA
- a CDS encoding GerAB/ArcD/ProY family transporter yields MLEKGKISSGEFLILVIIFNIGGAILTLPSGLVSLAKQDGWIAYIIATLIGLCFVLLFTRLASLYPSMTYIEVNEKIFGKWIGKISALLFLFYIYYLSSALLSEIGNFFSSQVLVETPMEMIMILFILASLFGARLGLEVICRTALIFFPWLVLLLFILFVFLIPDIKIENMQPIFEEGMKPIMKGSYHSLALPYVQLVFFLMITPYVNEKAEMKKNFYLGTLIGGGVLFLVIIFSILVLDAANTARLTYPSYKLGMRISIGNFFERVEVIVAFIWVFTEYFKLTICFYGLALGLAQLLGMQNYKILLFPLAFLILTFTIFSHPDIVHYQNFIATAWTPFSLTICFFLPLLLLVVGKIRGR; encoded by the coding sequence ATGCTTGAAAAAGGAAAAATCAGCTCTGGTGAATTTCTTATTTTAGTCATCATATTCAACATAGGAGGAGCGATACTTACTTTACCTTCCGGACTTGTCTCATTAGCAAAACAGGATGGCTGGATTGCCTATATAATAGCTACTCTCATCGGTTTATGTTTCGTTCTCTTATTTACCCGACTCGCCTCACTTTACCCATCCATGACTTATATAGAAGTTAATGAAAAAATATTTGGCAAATGGATCGGGAAAATCTCTGCCCTGCTATTCCTGTTTTATATTTATTACCTTTCTTCTGCGTTACTAAGTGAAATTGGGAATTTCTTTTCGTCACAGGTTCTGGTTGAGACACCTATGGAAATGATTATGATCTTGTTTATATTAGCAAGCTTATTTGGTGCACGGCTAGGATTGGAGGTCATCTGCCGAACAGCATTAATCTTTTTTCCTTGGCTTGTACTGCTGCTTTTCATATTATTCGTATTTCTTATCCCGGATATCAAAATCGAAAATATGCAACCTATATTTGAAGAAGGCATGAAACCGATAATGAAGGGATCATATCACTCTTTAGCGCTTCCTTATGTTCAGCTTGTTTTCTTTTTAATGATCACTCCATATGTAAACGAAAAGGCTGAAATGAAGAAAAATTTTTATTTAGGGACTTTAATAGGTGGCGGTGTTCTTTTCTTAGTGATCATTTTCAGTATCCTCGTATTGGATGCTGCTAATACAGCAAGATTAACCTATCCTTCTTATAAACTGGGGATGAGGATAAGCATTGGTAATTTTTTTGAAAGGGTCGAGGTCATTGTGGCATTCATTTGGGTTTTTACAGAGTATTTTAAGTTGACCATTTGCTTTTATGGACTCGCCTTAGGACTAGCTCAATTGCTAGGTATGCAAAATTACAAAATTCTTCTATTCCCATTAGCTTTTCTAATTCTCACTTTTACCATCTTTTCTCATCCCGATATAGTACATTATCAAAACTTTATAGCTACAGCTTGGACACCTTTTTCCTTAACGATTTGTTTTTTTCTGCCATTGTTATTATTAGTGGTTGGGAAAATTAGGGGAAGGTAG
- a CDS encoding spore germination protein encodes MKNKKQQEYLNQSGNPNSSKSKNQNQNPVQAQNQSKDSKKHQTKLISSDLQFNLDHIKKTLGNSSDIVTRDFQAGKNGQIKLGIVYTDGLTDSISIQDLILDTLMVEIRNSDLDVAVLNPSDCFEMIKSHTLPIGGIEEITDYQKLFNHVLSGDTMLLMDGSPKGIALGSRDWVDRGVQEPSSQTVVRGPKDGFTETLRTNTALIRRRIKDPNLWLETKQIGERTQTDVAIMYLKGVANDKTVSELQSRLNRINIDAILESGYIEELIQDEVYTPFPTVYNTERPDAVAAAILEGRIAILVDGTPFVLIVPALMVHFFQSSEDYYQRADIATLIRVLRYLSFFLALLTPSLYVAVSTFHQEMLPTPLLISLASQREGVPFPAFVEAMIMEVVFEILREAGVRMPRAIGSSISIVGALVIGQAAVEAGFVSATMVIIVSLTAICSFVFPANSMAMAFRMLRFLFMILAATFGLYGIILGLIVMVLHLNSLRSFGLPYLAPNAPFILQDQKDNIIRLPHWSLLKRPRLISKNDTDRGDVSSPKPPR; translated from the coding sequence GTGAAAAATAAAAAACAACAAGAATACCTAAATCAAAGCGGAAATCCAAACTCCAGCAAATCTAAGAATCAAAACCAAAATCCAGTTCAAGCCCAAAACCAAAGTAAAGACTCAAAGAAACATCAAACAAAACTTATATCTTCTGATCTTCAATTTAATTTAGACCATATTAAGAAAACGTTAGGAAATAGTTCAGACATAGTAACAAGGGATTTTCAAGCAGGTAAAAATGGGCAAATTAAATTAGGCATCGTTTACACCGATGGATTAACGGATTCAATTTCCATCCAAGATTTGATCCTCGACACTTTGATGGTTGAAATTCGGAACTCGGACTTGGACGTAGCCGTCCTTAATCCCTCTGACTGTTTTGAAATGATAAAATCACATACTCTTCCTATAGGTGGAATAGAGGAAATAACTGATTATCAAAAGCTTTTTAACCATGTTTTATCGGGAGATACGATGTTATTGATGGACGGCTCCCCAAAAGGAATAGCACTCGGCTCAAGAGATTGGGTCGATCGCGGAGTTCAGGAACCTTCCTCCCAGACAGTAGTAAGAGGACCAAAGGATGGGTTCACTGAAACGCTGCGAACAAATACTGCTTTAATACGACGGAGAATAAAAGATCCTAACCTATGGCTAGAAACAAAACAGATTGGTGAAAGAACGCAAACAGACGTTGCGATTATGTATCTAAAAGGTGTTGCCAATGATAAAACGGTTTCAGAATTGCAAAGCCGGTTAAATCGAATCAATATAGATGCGATTCTTGAGAGTGGTTACATTGAAGAGCTTATTCAGGATGAAGTATACACTCCATTTCCAACTGTTTATAATACGGAACGTCCTGATGCGGTAGCCGCTGCCATTTTAGAAGGAAGGATTGCAATCCTAGTTGACGGAACGCCGTTTGTCCTTATCGTTCCAGCACTTATGGTACATTTTTTCCAGTCCAGTGAAGACTATTATCAAAGGGCAGACATTGCAACATTAATTCGGGTATTACGGTATTTATCCTTTTTCCTTGCTTTGCTTACACCGTCCCTTTATGTAGCAGTCTCAACCTTTCATCAAGAAATGCTTCCTACACCTTTACTCATAAGTCTAGCCTCACAACGAGAGGGTGTTCCTTTTCCAGCTTTTGTAGAGGCGATGATAATGGAGGTAGTGTTTGAAATCTTGCGTGAGGCAGGTGTGAGGATGCCTAGGGCAATCGGTTCATCCATCTCCATCGTAGGTGCATTAGTTATTGGGCAGGCTGCTGTCGAAGCAGGGTTCGTTTCAGCAACAATGGTTATCATCGTGTCGTTAACAGCCATCTGCAGCTTTGTTTTCCCAGCCAATAGTATGGCCATGGCTTTTAGGATGCTTCGATTCTTGTTTATGATCCTTGCCGCTACATTTGGATTATACGGGATCATTTTGGGGTTGATCGTGATGGTCCTACATTTAAATAGCTTGCGATCTTTTGGTTTACCATATTTAGCTCCAAATGCACCATTCATTTTACAAGATCAAAAAGACAATATCATCCGATTGCCACATTGGTCATTATTAAAGCGGCCTCGTTTGATCAGTAAAAATGATACAGACAGAGGAGATGTAAGTTCTCCGAAACCACCAAGATAA
- a CDS encoding Ger(x)C family spore germination protein, with amino-acid sequence MKKMLKVFLMLPIICLSGCWSSIELNELAIVTAMGIDKTEDGYLVTVQVLNSSELAGDARSGRTEVVTFRKSGKTIFEALRSLSTDVPRRLYVAHLREVVFGEEMAREGIAKPLDFLSRQKELRSDFYMTVAKGSTAYDTLNVQTALEKIPANKVFDSLENSERRWAPTRTVTLDELVSSIVSKGRQAMLTGIYVYGDPESGSNVTNAQNISPKSGLRLDYLGVFKKDKLVGWLNRNDSKGVSYITDHVKSTPVNIPCEGDQITVNTTSSKTKIKGKMEKGNPKIDINVTSEGSIGEVECTIDLTKPEKIKELNERYAKDIKGKIEGSIKTLQEKYQSDIFGFGDEIHRTNPRAWKRLEGNWEQEFANLDVNVTVKAKIRNLGTISESFQKEIEE; translated from the coding sequence ATGAAAAAAATGCTAAAGGTATTTTTAATGTTACCTATAATTTGTTTATCCGGCTGTTGGAGCAGCATTGAATTGAATGAACTTGCCATCGTTACCGCCATGGGAATTGATAAAACAGAAGATGGGTATCTGGTAACAGTCCAAGTTCTAAATTCGAGTGAGCTGGCAGGTGATGCCAGGTCTGGTCGTACGGAAGTTGTAACCTTCAGGAAAAGTGGTAAAACCATTTTTGAAGCCCTTAGAAGCCTATCAACTGATGTACCAAGGAGGTTATATGTAGCACATCTTCGTGAAGTTGTCTTTGGTGAGGAAATGGCCAGGGAAGGAATAGCAAAACCTCTGGATTTTCTTTCCCGGCAAAAAGAGTTGCGTTCCGATTTCTATATGACTGTTGCTAAGGGTTCAACTGCTTATGATACGCTTAATGTGCAAACGGCTCTTGAAAAAATACCGGCAAATAAAGTCTTTGACTCCTTGGAAAATTCAGAGAGAAGATGGGCACCGACAAGGACGGTCACTTTGGATGAGCTGGTCAGCAGTATCGTCAGTAAAGGCAGACAGGCCATGCTAACGGGGATTTACGTTTATGGTGATCCCGAATCAGGAAGCAATGTTACTAATGCACAAAATATCTCCCCGAAATCCGGTTTGCGTTTGGATTATCTTGGAGTATTCAAGAAGGATAAACTTGTCGGCTGGTTAAACAGGAACGACAGTAAAGGTGTTAGTTACATTACAGATCATGTTAAGTCTACTCCGGTAAATATTCCATGTGAAGGTGATCAAATTACGGTCAACACGACTAGTTCAAAAACGAAAATCAAGGGGAAAATGGAAAAAGGAAATCCCAAAATTGATATAAATGTCACGTCAGAAGGGAGTATAGGTGAAGTAGAATGCACAATTGATTTAACTAAACCAGAAAAAATCAAAGAATTGAATGAAAGATACGCAAAAGATATTAAAGGTAAAATAGAAGGATCGATAAAAACGCTTCAAGAGAAGTATCAAAGTGACATTTTCGGTTTTGGTGATGAAATCCATAGAACTAATCCTAGAGCATGGAAACGTTTAGAAGGAAATTGGGAACAGGAATTCGCAAATTTGGACGTGAATGTAACCGTTAAAGCAAAGATTCGTAATTTAGGAACGATATCAGAATCCTTTCAAAAAGAAATCGAGGAGTAA
- a CDS encoding GerAB/ArcD/ProY family transporter, which produces MPGSFKISSHQLMILILLYSVGTVILHTPSPLVSFAKQDAWLAALLGTGIALIFVWFYIRVGNLYPDLALDQINEKVFGNLIGKMINLTFFSGHFPLLPRQLIMWGISLKLFGCRILHL; this is translated from the coding sequence ATGCCTGGTAGTTTCAAAATTTCATCACATCAATTGATGATTTTAATCCTTTTGTATTCGGTAGGCACGGTTATTTTACATACTCCTTCTCCTTTAGTTAGTTTTGCAAAGCAGGATGCATGGCTTGCTGCATTACTTGGGACAGGCATCGCATTAATTTTTGTATGGTTTTACATCAGGGTTGGAAATTTATATCCTGATCTAGCTTTAGATCAAATAAATGAAAAGGTTTTCGGTAATTTAATCGGAAAGATGATAAATCTCACATTTTTTTCTGGTCATTTTCCACTGCTGCCGAGACAACTTATTATGTGGGGAATTTCATTGAAACTTTTTGGATGCCGGATACTCCACTTGTAG
- a CDS encoding M14 family zinc carboxypeptidase, producing MKNRKLVSTLGVAVLSASIAAPTFAANETSPGTPIQQTYSVSGFTDHAELGKKLEQIASNSQGKVKVDVAGYSNRNREIYKATVGTGEKVVLIQSEIHGNEKTGTDAILNILKFLGTNSPEAEKIRKEITLVALPKMNPDAAELNRRGNDMTWAEVVEQFPQLAGANPSWNYYTYKNESFDYESKPGFDVNRDFNPDLNYTPQAKDFPGKSSTPGWFITPESQTTRDVYKSLLKQYGKVEIFVDLHHQAPYYEVDGTDDLVTYSLSAQFVPDPSSPSGQEYAKYAKNYNYDFSRQLNVAVYNAMKEQGNSPYGNISLYPQNQNLPGTALGAFALNGSGTVLFEVRGQTQSFGQKKKGMLIKAVERGLYGIIDGVTDGSVYKINPEQYESIPLTEGRQ from the coding sequence ATGAAAAACAGGAAACTTGTTTCAACTCTAGGAGTCGCCGTTTTATCGGCGAGTATTGCGGCACCAACATTTGCAGCTAATGAAACATCCCCGGGAACACCCATTCAACAAACTTATTCGGTTTCAGGTTTTACAGATCATGCTGAACTAGGGAAAAAGCTAGAACAAATTGCGAGTAATAGCCAAGGTAAAGTAAAAGTGGATGTAGCTGGATATTCCAATAGAAATAGAGAAATCTATAAAGCAACCGTGGGAACAGGCGAAAAAGTCGTTTTAATTCAAAGTGAGATCCATGGAAATGAGAAAACTGGTACGGATGCCATCTTGAATATCTTGAAGTTTTTGGGGACAAATTCTCCTGAAGCCGAGAAAATTCGTAAAGAAATTACCCTGGTCGCTTTGCCTAAAATGAATCCGGATGCTGCTGAATTGAACCGTCGGGGAAATGATATGACCTGGGCAGAGGTCGTGGAACAGTTTCCACAGTTAGCAGGAGCGAATCCATCTTGGAACTATTATACATACAAAAATGAATCATTCGATTATGAGTCCAAACCTGGTTTCGATGTCAATCGTGACTTTAATCCTGATTTAAATTATACTCCTCAAGCTAAAGACTTCCCTGGAAAATCATCCACCCCTGGTTGGTTCATAACACCTGAATCACAAACAACACGTGATGTTTACAAGTCTCTACTGAAGCAATACGGAAAGGTGGAGATTTTTGTAGACTTGCACCACCAAGCTCCCTATTATGAAGTTGATGGAACGGATGATTTAGTCACATACTCGCTTTCCGCTCAATTTGTTCCTGATCCAAGCTCGCCTTCAGGACAAGAGTATGCCAAATATGCAAAAAACTATAATTATGATTTTTCCAGACAATTGAATGTAGCGGTATATAATGCGATGAAAGAACAAGGTAATTCTCCATATGGAAATATATCCTTATATCCGCAAAACCAAAACCTTCCTGGAACGGCTTTAGGAGCCTTTGCTTTAAACGGAAGTGGGACAGTACTCTTTGAAGTCAGAGGCCAAACACAGTCTTTTGGCCAAAAGAAAAAAGGCATGCTTATTAAAGCAGTGGAAAGAGGGTTATATGGAATAATTGATGGAGTTACTGATGGCTCAGTATATAAAATCAATCCGGAACAATACGAGTCAATTCCACTGACGGAGGGCAGGCAATAA
- a CDS encoding GNAT family N-acetyltransferase has translation MKIPVENIVELTVEHQFLQAYPILSQLRSDLTLMEYLELLNDMRKEGKQLFALYHDTSIVALAGISWREDSYNERYVYVQDLVTDVNHRPSGLGYSLLSYINNWAKEHGAEYITLES, from the coding sequence ATGAAAATACCAGTGGAAAATATAGTAGAGTTAACTGTAGAACATCAATTCTTACAGGCTTATCCTATATTGAGTCAGTTACGTTCTGATTTGACTTTAATGGAGTATCTAGAATTATTAAATGATATGCGGAAGGAGGGTAAACAGTTATTTGCTTTATATCACGATACAAGCATCGTAGCATTAGCAGGTATTAGCTGGCGTGAAGATTCATATAATGAACGCTATGTTTATGTACAAGATTTGGTTACTGATGTAAATCATCGTCCTAGTGGTCTTGGATATAGTCTGCTCAGTTATATAAATAATTGGGCAAAAGAACATGGAGCTGAATATATTACATTGGAATCTTGA